A segment of the Hemitrygon akajei chromosome 10, sHemAka1.3, whole genome shotgun sequence genome:
CTGGTACTCATTAGGACTTCTCCACATCCTCCACCTCCAAGCATATGTTTAATCTATTGTTGAGTGATCCTACCCTATCCCTGGttattctcttacatttgatgTATGCATAGAATGCCCTGAGATTCCCTTTAATATAACATGCCAAGGAATTTTCATTGCCCCTCCTGGGTTACCTAATTCCCCTTTTGAGTTCTTCTCTGGCTTCTTTACATCCCTCAAGGACTCTGTTTGATTATGTTAACTACCTGAACTGTACATACAGTTACTTCCCACCTTGACTGAATTAATAATCTCTTTCCAATGCTCCCTTAACCTGCCACACGTCCTTCCATCTGTCTAGAACAAATCAGTTCCATATTCTGTGAAGTTGGCCATTAAACACCTGACAAAGAACAGATTTTCTCAACCACAACTATTCCTGATTGCTGCTTAAAACTTTGAGAATTTAATGCTTTCCTGTAACGTCTATACTCACTCAGAGCTATCAGAATTTAAGGTATTGCAATATCCGTCTCCTCTTACTTCTCCCCACTTAATTGTCAGTCAGCTGACTAGTCACATTTCCCAGGAACAGGTCTGGAATGACCCCTGTTCTAGTTGGACTGTCCACAGATCATTTTCAGAAACTGTCTTTAATGAATCTGACAATTCTGCCATGTCTAAGTCGCTTGCACAAAGATGGCCCCAGTCCAATTTGATGAAATTGCAGTTTCCCAATAAAGGAAGCTTGTTGTTTTTGACAATcttcccaatctgcctgcatgtTTGTTCCTCAATATCTTGGTTACTACTGGGGTCTCTATAATGTAATCCGATCAGAATAATTGCACCTTGAGTTTTACCCTTATGGGCTCAGTGGATAAGCCGCCCATTATCCACTCCCTCTGagagcagctgtgatattgtccctgatcagTAGTGCCCTGTTTTTTTAGTGGAGATCAGGGGGTTGTGAGTTGCTGTCAGAGTAACCAAGAAGAAACAGTGTAGGGGACGTGTATGTGGCACACAGTGACAAGTCTGTGTGGTATTGGTGTCAAGAGTAGGTGGTTAGACTCTCCTTGTTCAGAGATGGTCACAGCCTGGTACATTTGTTAAAAACAAGTTACTAGTCTTTGTTTCTCCCAAACATGAATGTTTTACAGCTTTTTCACCTTTTCAAATCACTTgtacttttttatttttctttatgaTACCCAGACTCATCTCTGTTGCCACCATCCACCCCCCCACTGagcattccctcctttcccatgCATCTGCTTATTTCCATCTAACAAATCCTCTCTCATATACACATCAAGTTTCCAACTTTCCCACCCCAACCTGCATGACAAGCAATTTACAGGGGTACATTAACCTAACAACTAACACAGTGTGGCAGGATCACCCATGGGAAATTGACTCAGTCACAGGAGAACATGCaggctccacacagacagcacgagAGGCCAGGATGAAGCCAGGTCACTGGTGGTGTCAGTCCACTGCACCACTTGCAGTACAGTGCCACTGAACCACCCTGGGTCACTTTGTTACAGCAGGCATGGATTGTTTAGTTTTCATTATGAAATGAATTGAATCTTGTATAATTATTAGCTAACCTCTGTCATCGGACCTTGTGGAGAAAGGGGAGACATTTATGATGGAGTTGATACTGGTTGAACTGGCAGCTCTCATGTAAGGACTTCTGCATTGATATCATGAAGTTGTATGGATAGGTTTCCAAAACTCATAGATCTGGAGAGTCAGCTTGCAGCCTGACCTATGGTGTTATCCACATAAAATTTAGAGGCATTGTTTGTAATCCTGTAGATTTGCCTCTATGTTGCAAATACCACCCACATGGGAACGAGCTGCTGATTTTTGAGTTAATTGGTCACTACCAATTCTCCCAAATGAGATGGAtgacaagagaatggggttcTGAAGAAATGGCAGTTTTTAACAAttagaaatgataatgatcatgttTCCTTTCAGGCAACAGGTGGCTGAGGCTGAGAATGCCACATTCTTCACAAAGGAAGAGCTCAACATACTGAAGTCTGCCTTTGAAAGAGGTGGGATGGAAAATGTTAAATGTCTGTTAAAGAGGAAGGTAGAAGAACTGGATCAGACAGAGCTTAACATCGCAGTGATGGGAGAAGCAGGTGCAGGAAAATCCACCTTCATCAATGCCATGAGAGGACTTCAGAGCGATGATCCAGGAGCAGCTGAAGTTGGGATCTTCAGACCTACAATGGAGCCAACTGGATTTCCACATCCCAATTTCCCCAAAGTCCAATACTGGAACTTGCCAGGGATAGGGTCTAGACAATTTCCAGCATGTACATATTTCAAGAAAATGAAATTTGAAAAATATGATTTCTTCATCATAATATCAGCTTGTCGTTTCAAAGAAAATTATGTAAAACTTGCAAGAGAGATTAAACGGCTTGGGAAAAAGTTCTATTTTGTCCGCACTAAGATTGATGCTGATTTTGATTCAATGAGAAAAGGGAGGTTGGCAATTAATGAAGAAAGAGAACTGGAATGTATTCGGAATAGCTGCTGTAAGAATTTTAGAGAAGCTGGGATTCTGACCCCGTCTGTGTTCATGATATCCAGTTTTGAACAGGATCGATATGATTTCAATCGGTTAACTGAAGCACTTGAAGATGATCTGCCGAATGCAAAGAAAAGTATCTTTGTGATGGCCTATCCAAACCGAAGTGTAGAGATTattcaaaagaaaaagaaaatactgCAGAAACGTATCTGGATGTTGGCAACACTTTCTGGAGCTGTGGGAGCAGTCCCTGTTCCTGgtctctctgctgcttgtgataTAGGCATACTGATTGTGGCAATAATCCATTTCCGTAAATGTCTGGGTCTGGATGAAGCTTCTCTTCAAAGACTGGCCAACATCACAAATATACCTGTGGAAGAGCTTAAGGCCAAAGTTAAAGTTCCCCTGCTGGGGAAAATAGATGTAGATACATTTATAAGGTTGGGTTGGAGTATTACAATTACAGTCGTTTCAAATTTGGAAGTTGGTCTTTACTCCATCCCTGTCCTTGGTTCC
Coding sequences within it:
- the LOC140733995 gene encoding interferon-inducible GTPase 5-like, which translates into the protein MIMIMFPFRQQVAEAENATFFTKEELNILKSAFERGGMENVKCLLKRKVEELDQTELNIAVMGEAGAGKSTFINAMRGLQSDDPGAAEVGIFRPTMEPTGFPHPNFPKVQYWNLPGIGSRQFPACTYFKKMKFEKYDFFIIISACRFKENYVKLAREIKRLGKKFYFVRTKIDADFDSMRKGRLAINEERELECIRNSCCKNFREAGILTPSVFMISSFEQDRYDFNRLTEALEDDLPNAKKSIFVMAYPNRSVEIIQKKKKILQKRIWMLATLSGAVGAVPVPGLSAACDIGILIVAIIHFRKCLGLDEASLQRLANITNIPVEELKAKVKVPLLGKIDVDTFIRLGWSITITVVSNLEVGLYSIPVLGSIFGAGSSFLMTYNLLTNALKDLTENTETIMKIVFDIN